From a single Rosa rugosa chromosome 7, drRosRugo1.1, whole genome shotgun sequence genomic region:
- the LOC133719841 gene encoding L-type lectin-domain containing receptor kinase IV.1-like, which produces MFVKLYVLLVLLVSLVPAEAQDLNFIYNDGFNGRSGLNLSLDGIAEITPKGLLKLTNDTKQKSGHAFYPNPVTFKNSENDTAFSFSTIFAFAIRSEYTTLSGHGIAFVIAPTRGLPGALGNQYLSLFNVSNNGNFTNHVFAVELDTLQNPEFSDINENHVGIDINGLRSVKAAPAGYFDSQYFKNLSLSSGKEMRVWVEYDGTKKQIEVTMAPIAVATKPPTPLLSLKYDLSPILNKVMYVGFSSSTGSFLTSHYVVGWSFRMNGQAQDLIASKLPKLPSIAGKKRSMLFTFGVPLISVSLVLLVVSGVLYVMRRKRKFSEVLEDWELDYGPQRFKYKELYIATKGFREKELLGTGGFGKVYRGLLPSSKIEIAVKRVSHESRQGMKEFVAEIVSIGRLRHRNLVQLLGYCRRKGELLLVYDYMPNGSLDKYLFDQPELTLNWSQRFKVIKGVASGLLYLHEEWEQVVIHRDVKASNVLLDGEFNGRLGDFGLARLYDHGTDPQTTHIVGTLGYLAPEHTRTGRATTRTDVFAFGAFLLEVACGKRPINTQGPEDVILVDWVFSCWNRSNILEARDQSFGTDFVAEEVELVLKLGLLCSHSEPAARPSMRQVVQYLAGDVALPEVTSGLAVGHREAFDDYAMSYQSSFGKGSLQSTYIAESALLSGGR; this is translated from the exons ATGTTTGTCAAGCTTTATGTTCTACTGGTACTACTTGTAAGTTTGGTACCAGCAGAAGCTCAAGACCTCAATTTCATCTACAATGATGGTTTCAATGGCCGTTCTGGTCTTAATCTCAGTCTAGACGGCATAGCAGAGATCACACCGAAAGGTCTCTTGAAGCTTACAAACGACACCAAACAAAAAAGTGGCCATGCCTTCTACCCTAACCCAGTAACCTTCAAGAATTCAGAGAACGACACCGCATTCTCATTCTCCACCATCTTTGCCTTTGCCATCCGATCAGAGTACACTACTCTCAGCGGCCATGGAATCGCCTTTGTCATTGCTCCGACGAGAGGCCTCCCCGGAGCTCTGGGGAACCAGTACCTGAGCTTGTTCAACGTCTCCAACAACGGGAATTTCACCAATCATGTTTTTGCTGTGGAGCTTGACACGCTCCAGAACCCGGAATTCAGTGACATCAATGAAAACCATGTTGGGATAGACATCAATGGCTTGCGCTCTGTCAAAGCTGCTCCAGCTGGTTATTTTGATAGTCAGTACTTCAAGAACCTGAGTCTCAGCAGTGGTAAAGAAATGAGAGTTTGGGTTGAATATGATGGTACCAAGAAGCAAATTGAAGTTACTATGGCTCCAATTGCTGTTGCAACTAAACCCCCAACTCCACTTTTGTCTTTGAAATATGACCTTTCCCCAATTCTCAACAAAGTCATGTATGTTGGCTTTTCCTCTTCAACTGGTTCGTTCCTCACATCCCATTATGTAGTGGGTTGGAGCTTTAGGATGAATGGCCAAGCTCAAGACCTTATAGCTTCCAAACTTCCCAAGTTGCCTAGCATTGCAGGTAAAAAGAGGTCCATGCTTTTCACCTTTGGTGTGCCTCTGATTTCAGTGAGTTTGGTATTGCTAGTGGTTTCTGGGGTGCTTTATGTCATGAGAAGGAAGAGGAAGTTTTCAGAAGTGCTTGAAGATTGGGAGCTAGATTATGGTCCTCAGAGGTTTAAGTACAAAGAATTGTATATAGCCACTAAAGGGTTTAGGGAAAAGGAGCTTTTGGGAACTGGGGGATTTGGTAAAGTTTATAGAGGTTTATTACCCTCCTCTAAAATTGAGATTGCAGTGAAGAGGGTATCCCATGAATCAAGACAGGGGATGAAGGAATTTGTAGCCGAAATTGTTAGTATTGGCCGGCTTCGTCACCGGAATTTAGTACAACTGTTGGGATATTGCAG GCGAAAAGGGGAGCTGCTTTTGGTCTATGACTACATGCCTAATGGAAGCTTGGACAAATACCTCTTTGATCAACCTGAGCTGACCCTTAATTGGAGCCAGAGGTTTAAAGTCATCAAAGGTGTGGCTTCAGGGCTGCTCTATCTTCATGAAGAATGGGAACAGGTTGTGATTCATAGAGATGTGAAGGCCAGTAATGTGTTGCTAGATGGGGAATTCAATGGAAGGCTAGGAGATTTCGGGCTTGCAAGATTATACGACCATGGAACAGACCCTCAAACTACTCATATAGTTGGAACACTCGGGTACCTAGCTCCAGAGCACACAAGAACAGGTCGGGCCACCACGAGAACCGACGTGTTTGCTTTTGGGGCATTTTTGCTCGAAGTTGCTTGCGGAAAAAGGCCAATCAACACACAGGGTCCAGAAGATGTGATTTTGGTTGATTGGGTGTTTTCTTGTTGGAATAGAAGTAACATCCTTGAGGCAAGAGATCAGAGCTTTGGTACGGATTTTGTAGCCGAGGAAGTGGAGTTGGTGTTGAAGCTTGGGCTTTTGTGCTCTCATTCGGAGCCAGCGGCAAGGCCAAGCATGCGACAAGTCGTTCAGTACTTGGCTGGTGATGTTGCTTTGCCGGAAGTGACTAGTGGCTTAGCGGTTGGACACCGTGAAGCTTTTGATGATTATGCTATGTCGTATCAGTCTTCCTTCGGCAAGGGGTCATTGCAATCAACATATATTGCAGAGTCGGCATTACTTTCTGGTGGTCGTTGA